GTCAACCTTTTCATAAACGAATAGTAATTACCTAAATGAGAAGTAAATTGCAGGCTGAAACTAACAAGGAGAAGAACATCAGTATACCAGTATTCATATAGTTTCCATATTTCTAATTCTACATGATTAATGGTTTTCCTTCTGCTATGAAATGCGAGAGAGGTCATATGGGATGATCAAGCAATTCTAACTATCTCGTACATTATTCATAACTCGacaatttaaaacaatgcTAACTTTAAACATATTTCCTGATAATTTCTTTTGTGCAAAGTTCTGAGgataaacaaatttacaacAAATTGAGATCTTGAAAAGTGTAACAGGAAGAGGATTAGGACCAAATACCTTATTCAGCACATTGTGCCCAATTGATAGTGGACCTTGCTAATGCGTCCATTGGGTCAATGCATCTCCTAAGAAGGGGATCGTCCAAGGGCAAAATATCCTTTATATCATCAGAGGCAAGGATGACAGAGTTGACAGCCCTCACCAGAAGAACTTGAAGTGCAATTCTCAGTAAATTCCTTGCCCCTTCTATGTCTTTTCTGTTTAGAGCCTCAATTGCAGGAATTACAGTATGTTCCATAGTTGCTTTGTCTGGAAGTACCACCTCAAATCcctgtatatataaatatatattcaaggATGATTCCCTTATGGTTAAAATGACTCAAAAACTGGAATAACATCTTCAAGCTATGAAGTATAAAGTTCAAAAACAATGAAGAGATGCCTACTTCATTCTGCAGTTTCTCCTGATAATACCCTGCACTTAAAATTGCATTGGTTGCAAGAACTCCAATCCGTAAGGGACTCCCAGCTTCGAGTGGCTTCAACTTTGCTTCCTTGAGCTCTCTAGCAACACAATCAGCCATGTGAAGGAAGGTAACAGGACACCCTTTTGAAACATCTTCATACCACAAATGAGAGATGTGGCAAGGCATTACAATGCAACGAGCACCTGAATTCTCGAGAAAAGTTCTCTTACTCTTCAAACTCTCAACTACTAACTCAGAGTCCAATCCTAAATCCTCACTCTTGTAGTTGAGAACTGGGTGAGAACTTTTATCAAACACTTGGAGCTCGTTACTAAGAGTTGGATCAGAGCAAAGAACAAAAGGGAGACCAGATTGAGATTCTCCATCTTTGGTACTCCATTTAACTAATTTTCCCAAGAAGTTTACAGTAGAATTCACAGAAGATCCTCCTAATATACCCACTGTATTTGATTGACTTAGCAAAA
This is a stretch of genomic DNA from Cucumis sativus cultivar 9930 chromosome 4, Cucumber_9930_V3, whole genome shotgun sequence. It encodes these proteins:
- the LOC101217164 gene encoding uncharacterized protein LOC101217164, with translation MTFQLLSSQSCISAYVNTRRIQLQWRLNPVQALPPSTLLHTDESEHFPESKKTSGFSSVLKTNKDSTGILLSQSNTVGILGGSSVNSTVNFLGKLVKWSTKDGESQSGLPFVLCSDPTLSNELQVFDKSSHPVLNYKSEDLGLDSELVVESLKSKRTFLENSGARCIVMPCHISHLWYEDVSKGCPVTFLHMADCVARELKEAKLKPLEAGSPLRIGVLATNAILSAGYYQEKLQNEGFEVVLPDKATMEHTVIPAIEALNRKDIEGARNLLRIALQVLLVRAVNSVILASDDIKDILPLDDPLLRRCIDPMDALARSTINWAQCAE